One window from the genome of Leucobacter aridicollis encodes:
- a CDS encoding restriction endonuclease, with protein sequence MPEEASLVLIWPEYVIPTLQVLADGQSRQRREVFDAVADRAGVSDDARAETLKSGGTRYEQRMGWVLSHLGKAKWVDRPERGYYVITDAGRAALAQYPQGFDYALAREVFAPFWPEKTKSAVPASVPVPPSDEISDPIEVIEDAVSRIEASVGEDLLDRLRNSHPDFFEQAVVDLLLKMGYGGAAQRGRRIGGSNDEGIDGLIDQDALGLDQVYIQAKRYKEGNNVGREPIQAFVGALHGFGASRGVFLTTSAFTSGAIDYAKKVQSRIILIDGAKLVDLMIAYRVGVQEKQRFSAVEVDEDYFE encoded by the coding sequence ATGCCCGAAGAAGCCTCACTCGTCTTAATCTGGCCCGAGTACGTCATCCCCACGCTCCAAGTACTCGCTGACGGACAAAGCCGCCAGCGGCGCGAAGTCTTCGACGCCGTAGCCGACCGCGCAGGTGTCAGCGACGATGCACGTGCCGAGACACTCAAGTCCGGTGGCACCCGCTACGAGCAGCGCATGGGCTGGGTGCTGAGCCACCTCGGAAAGGCGAAGTGGGTCGACCGGCCGGAGCGCGGCTACTACGTGATCACCGACGCAGGTAGGGCTGCCCTCGCGCAGTATCCTCAGGGCTTCGACTACGCGCTCGCTCGCGAGGTCTTCGCCCCGTTCTGGCCGGAGAAAACCAAGAGCGCCGTGCCGGCTTCGGTGCCTGTGCCACCATCCGATGAGATCTCCGACCCGATCGAGGTCATCGAGGACGCCGTCTCCCGTATTGAGGCGAGCGTCGGTGAGGATCTGCTTGACCGGCTTCGCAACAGCCACCCCGACTTCTTCGAGCAGGCGGTCGTTGATCTGCTCCTCAAGATGGGATACGGTGGCGCAGCACAGCGAGGCCGACGCATCGGCGGCTCAAATGACGAGGGCATCGACGGGCTCATCGACCAGGACGCCCTCGGGCTCGACCAGGTCTACATCCAGGCCAAGCGCTACAAGGAAGGCAACAACGTCGGCCGCGAGCCGATCCAGGCCTTCGTCGGGGCACTGCACGGCTTCGGAGCCTCGCGCGGCGTCTTCCTCACGACGAGCGCGTTCACCTCAGGCGCGATCGACTACGCCAAGAAGGTGCAGTCGCGCATCATCCTCATCGACGGCGCGAAGCTCGTGGACCTGATGATCGCCTACCGCGTCGGTGTGCAGGAGAAGCAGCGGTTCAGCGCTGTCGAGGTCGACGAGGACTACTTCGAGTAA